In Thermotomaculum hydrothermale, a single genomic region encodes these proteins:
- a CDS encoding glutamine synthetase III family protein, whose product MKVSEIYGILTFNEKVMKNKLSYEVYKRFKKTIKEGEPITKDVAECIAHALKEWAIENNCTHYTHWFHPLTGLTAEKHDAFLTFDENLMPIERFLADELIQGEPDASSFPSGGTRSTFEARGYTAWDPQSPCFIIEGKKTNTLCIPSVFLSYNGDSLDKKSILLKSIKVLEESTKKLLEVSEFPVPEKISITTGPEQEYYLLDKEVYRKREDLIITGRTLIGANSVKGQKLEDHYFGSIPDRVKYFMEDLELALYKLGVPAKTRHNEVAPCQFELAPIFEELNIAADHNHLVMIMLKKKAEEHGFSLLLHEKPFKGLNGSGKHNNWSIADNRGVNYLSPGKNKEEFLRFLVFFVGVINGVYNHQKFIRASVASAANDHRLGGNEAPPSIISVFVGSALGEVLENLKEGNFVEPKHSKTLEIGLSYLPQITRHNTDRNRTSPIAFTGNKFEFRAVGSSQPLGLPNTILNASVADSFNEISELIKEEKAKGKNREEAILIALSKVLKKCSKVIFNGNGYSKEWQIEAEKRGLANLKNTPESLKNSFADAEERKFLIDLGIMSERELNARLNIKYDQYSKIIDIESRMLVKLIKKYVRTAALKQIDMFSKFDFLNYSEYIKAVKTMEEKTGLLINETQNFEPMEGERKAFFAANTILPLMNELREIVDFLETETDKSIWPLPDYDSMLIL is encoded by the coding sequence ATGAAGGTTTCAGAAATTTACGGCATTCTTACTTTTAATGAAAAGGTGATGAAAAATAAGCTCTCCTATGAGGTTTACAAGCGTTTTAAAAAGACTATTAAAGAAGGGGAACCTATTACAAAGGATGTTGCTGAATGTATTGCTCATGCACTAAAAGAGTGGGCAATTGAAAACAATTGCACCCATTATACCCACTGGTTTCACCCCCTAACAGGGCTTACTGCTGAAAAGCATGATGCTTTTTTAACATTTGACGAAAATTTAATGCCTATTGAAAGGTTTTTGGCTGATGAGTTAATTCAGGGAGAGCCTGATGCTTCCTCTTTTCCAAGCGGTGGTACAAGGTCTACCTTTGAAGCAAGGGGATATACAGCCTGGGACCCTCAAAGCCCTTGCTTTATTATTGAAGGGAAGAAAACAAATACACTGTGTATCCCTTCTGTTTTTCTTTCATATAACGGAGACTCCCTTGACAAGAAATCAATTCTTTTAAAGTCTATAAAAGTTCTTGAAGAATCAACAAAAAAACTACTTGAGGTATCTGAATTCCCTGTACCTGAAAAGATTTCTATAACAACAGGCCCTGAGCAGGAGTATTATCTGCTTGATAAAGAGGTTTACAGAAAGAGGGAAGATTTAATTATTACCGGCAGGACTTTAATAGGTGCTAATTCTGTAAAAGGCCAGAAGCTTGAAGACCATTACTTTGGTAGCATTCCAGATAGGGTTAAGTATTTTATGGAAGATTTAGAGCTTGCATTGTACAAATTAGGGGTTCCTGCAAAAACAAGGCACAATGAGGTGGCCCCCTGCCAGTTTGAGCTTGCTCCAATATTTGAGGAGTTAAATATTGCGGCAGACCACAATCACCTTGTTATGATTATGCTAAAAAAGAAAGCGGAAGAGCACGGATTTTCCCTGCTTCTTCACGAAAAACCTTTTAAGGGGTTAAATGGTAGTGGAAAGCACAACAACTGGTCAATTGCCGATAACAGAGGGGTGAATTACCTTTCCCCTGGCAAGAACAAAGAGGAGTTTTTAAGATTTCTTGTATTCTTTGTTGGGGTGATAAACGGGGTATACAACCATCAGAAATTTATAAGGGCTTCTGTTGCTTCAGCTGCGAATGACCATAGATTGGGAGGAAATGAGGCGCCACCTTCAATTATCTCTGTTTTTGTTGGTTCTGCATTAGGGGAGGTGCTCGAAAATTTAAAGGAAGGAAACTTTGTTGAGCCTAAACATTCAAAGACACTGGAGATTGGTTTATCATATCTTCCACAAATAACAAGGCATAATACGGATAGAAACAGGACATCACCTATTGCATTTACAGGAAATAAGTTTGAATTCAGGGCAGTAGGCTCTTCCCAGCCTCTTGGTTTGCCAAATACAATTTTAAATGCGTCAGTGGCAGATAGCTTCAATGAGATAAGTGAGTTGATAAAAGAAGAGAAGGCAAAAGGCAAAAACAGGGAAGAAGCTATACTTATTGCATTGTCTAAAGTTTTAAAAAAGTGCAGCAAAGTAATCTTCAATGGCAATGGGTACAGTAAAGAGTGGCAGATTGAGGCTGAAAAAAGAGGGCTTGCTAATTTAAAAAACACTCCAGAATCTTTGAAAAACTCCTTTGCAGATGCTGAGGAAAGAAAATTCCTTATTGACTTGGGGATAATGTCGGAAAGGGAGTTAAACGCAAGGTTAAATATTAAGTATGATCAGTATTCAAAGATTATTGATATTGAGTCAAGGATGCTTGTAAAATTAATAAAAAAGTATGTGAGAACTGCTGCTTTGAAGCAGATTGATATGTTTTCTAAATTTGATTTCTTAAATTACTCTGAGTACATTAAAGCAGTAAAAACAATGGAAGAAAAAACAGGGCTTTTAATTAATGAAACCCAAAACTTTGAGCCAATGGAAGGGGAGAGAAAGGCATTTTTTGCAGCAAACACAATTTTACCTCTAATGAACGAATTAAGAGAAATTGTTGATTTTTTAGAAACTGAGACAGACAAGTCTATATGGCCTCTCCCTGACTATGACTCTATGCTGATACTGTAA
- a CDS encoding biotin--[acetyl-CoA-carboxylase] ligase, with the protein MKIVKLKKVDSTNKEAFRFLEKYPFVVVTSDIQTAGYGRNNSNWLSVSGNIHLSIGKITDIESLKYLSVKVVCEVFDLFSRYVSGELKIKWPNDILLNGKKIAGILIESRVKGNIAKVVIGIGINFNYAPIEGSESLKGKISISKDKLESLIIKKLSSVFDSKPNNEILFSTVEQNSYFKKGDLISLNSGEKTLKGVFKGFTPDFAIVIEHEGKEAIFYSGEVKKVRKN; encoded by the coding sequence ATGAAGATAGTAAAACTAAAAAAAGTTGATTCCACAAATAAAGAGGCATTCAGGTTTCTTGAAAAATACCCTTTTGTGGTTGTAACTTCAGACATTCAAACAGCAGGCTATGGAAGAAACAACTCTAACTGGCTTTCAGTTTCTGGAAATATTCACCTCTCAATAGGAAAAATTACAGATATAGAATCTTTAAAATACCTTTCTGTAAAGGTTGTCTGTGAAGTTTTTGATTTGTTTTCACGCTATGTATCAGGAGAATTAAAAATTAAATGGCCTAACGATATTTTATTAAATGGGAAAAAGATAGCAGGAATTTTGATTGAATCAAGGGTAAAAGGGAATATTGCAAAGGTTGTTATTGGAATTGGTATTAATTTTAACTATGCACCAATTGAGGGTAGTGAATCGTTAAAGGGTAAGATTTCTATTTCTAAAGATAAACTTGAAAGCCTTATTATTAAAAAACTTTCTTCTGTGTTTGATAGCAAACCTAATAATGAAATTCTCTTTTCAACAGTTGAACAGAATTCATACTTTAAAAAAGGTGATTTAATAAGTTTAAATTCTGGAGAGAAAACATTAAAAGGAGTTTTTAAAGGATTTACACCTGATTTTGCAATTGTAATTGAGCATGAAGGTAAAGAAGCTATTTTTTACTCTGGAGAGGTTAAAAAAGTCAGGAAAAATTGA
- a CDS encoding DUF123 domain-containing protein encodes MNKGIYLIIAFLSENINLKTKSKVFPLKKGYYYYCGSAINGLAARIKRHLKKNKEKKHWHIDFLLEKAEIILINPYIVGDNSLEHILADILKEDLVSIKGFGCGDCKCESHLFYSKKLVAKPYLKILFQKHIEKVVEILLDLYRGKETPVEKFKTPWELLVSCIISLRTKDEVTAVSAERLFKEAPTPYHLMKLSPEKIGELIYPAGFYKTKGKNLQKVAEIIVKEYDGKVPDNKEDLLKLPNVGIKTANLVLANGFGHYEVCVDTHVHRISNRLGFIKTKTPEESEKVLKNILPKKYIREYNGLLVKHGQNICKPIRPLCDRCPLTKLCMFYLKNEDSKTKKS; translated from the coding sequence ATGAATAAAGGAATTTATTTAATAATTGCTTTTCTTTCTGAAAATATTAACCTTAAAACTAAATCAAAGGTTTTTCCCCTTAAAAAAGGGTATTACTACTATTGCGGTTCTGCAATAAATGGTTTAGCTGCAAGAATAAAGAGGCATTTGAAAAAAAATAAAGAAAAAAAGCACTGGCATATTGATTTTTTACTTGAAAAGGCAGAGATTATTCTCATCAATCCATACATTGTTGGTGATAACTCTCTTGAACATATACTTGCAGATATTTTAAAAGAGGATTTAGTTTCAATTAAAGGTTTTGGATGCGGAGATTGTAAATGTGAAAGCCATCTTTTTTATTCAAAAAAACTTGTTGCAAAGCCATATTTAAAGATTTTGTTTCAAAAGCATATTGAAAAAGTTGTTGAAATTTTACTTGATTTGTACAGGGGGAAAGAAACACCTGTTGAAAAGTTTAAAACTCCATGGGAATTGCTCGTTTCCTGTATTATTTCTTTAAGGACAAAGGACGAGGTAACTGCAGTGTCTGCTGAAAGGTTGTTTAAAGAGGCTCCAACACCTTATCATTTAATGAAGTTATCCCCTGAAAAAATAGGGGAGTTGATATATCCTGCTGGTTTTTATAAGACAAAGGGTAAGAATTTACAAAAGGTGGCAGAAATAATCGTTAAAGAGTACGACGGAAAGGTGCCTGACAACAAGGAGGATTTGTTAAAACTGCCAAATGTTGGGATAAAAACGGCAAACCTCGTGCTTGCAAACGGTTTCGGTCATTACGAAGTCTGTGTTGACACTCATGTGCATAGAATTTCAAACAGGCTTGGCTTTATTAAAACAAAAACCCCGGAAGAAAGTGAAAAGGTTTTAAAAAATATTCTTCCTAAAAAGTATATAAGAGAGTACAACGGTTTACTTGTAAAGCACGGCCAGAATATTTGCAAACCGATAAGGCCTTTATGTGATAGGTGCCCTTTAACAAAACTCTGCATGTTTTATCTGAAAAATGAAGATAGTAAAACTAAAAAAAGTTGA
- a CDS encoding efflux RND transporter permease subunit, with translation MSLPEFSVKKPITVLMLLIVIIIFGVIAYIKIPLKMLPDDFSGYFLWINIPYSSSNPNEVLNQIAIPVEDELSTIQGIKTLNSNSSTNGVFFWIEFNQGIDMATAYQEVSDRIERVRPQLPDEVDRIFIRRWNPNDMEILAFAIQPPENSKDTYFLINDVLQPYLQRIDGVAKIDFNGLTEKLIYIEIDAEKLKKHNLNLYQFVSKLRKDNFLMSCGYVIEGGKKNNLIVNARFTNLDEIKNLPIGIKNLKIKDIAKVSYKEPKKTSIFRINGKEGITINIFKESGANTVDVCRKVNKAIAKIFSTDKRFKGFKYFSLWDQGKTIENSLNDLKNSGLIGGLLAMLIVFFFIRRFRLTTVVSLSIPFSLFMAIVWLYFSGGSLNLLSLMGLMLAVGMLVDNSIVVSENIDRLKGMGLGTVEASIKGANEVGLAITLATLTTIVVFLPAMLMGNDQMMKMFMKNVGTTIIYALISSLFVALILIPFTSARVLKQNGKKKTSKFIEKIKEKYKTAISYSLSHKRNLFLIVTLLILSSIYPATHMKKTGNMEGGPRSVRMRVRFPEYYTLEQRDQFFNKLSEKFMKKKKELEIKAITTYISLTWCQFSIWLKDSKDAKKDVADVMKEVKKMLPKVPGIRFRFRGDYSSSKGGTVNIFFYGKDQNTLMQIAEEFKTRVEHLKGVVNVDIDVDERNQQIVATVKRETAQKKGVLPIEVESSISWFLREIPLPKYISKDREVDVKLAFMEKDKNSENKLKSITIHAGKKQLPVEAFTKFKKEKAWPQIRRRNKNTTLGVKITYADTNFMELSRKVSKIASSMHLPPGYSWDKGRRFKEVEETDNSTMYAAILAATFVLLLMGVLFESYILPFSIIISVPLAFIGSYWLIYITGTIFNPMAATGILILVGIVVNNGIVLIDHINRLRKQGMDRKEAIIQGSTDRLRPVLMTALTTIIGLIPLAIGRANLVGIPYSPLAITVIGGLTTSTFLTLFVVPTFYYLLDVTGEYFKNLTAAFFSKAKVEKQSL, from the coding sequence ATGAGTTTACCTGAATTTAGCGTTAAAAAACCAATTACAGTACTGATGCTCTTAATTGTCATAATAATTTTCGGTGTTATTGCCTATATTAAAATACCATTAAAAATGCTCCCCGACGATTTTTCAGGGTACTTTCTCTGGATAAATATCCCATACTCTTCCTCAAACCCCAATGAGGTGCTCAACCAGATTGCAATACCTGTTGAAGACGAATTATCCACCATCCAGGGAATAAAAACACTAAACTCAAACAGCTCAACAAACGGCGTTTTTTTCTGGATTGAATTTAATCAGGGAATTGATATGGCAACGGCATATCAGGAAGTTTCAGACAGAATTGAGAGAGTAAGGCCGCAGCTTCCAGATGAAGTTGACAGGATTTTTATAAGAAGATGGAACCCCAACGATATGGAAATATTAGCCTTCGCCATTCAACCGCCTGAAAACTCAAAAGACACATACTTTCTCATAAACGATGTTCTGCAACCTTACCTTCAAAGAATTGACGGGGTTGCTAAAATAGATTTTAACGGCTTAACTGAAAAATTGATTTACATAGAAATAGATGCTGAGAAATTGAAAAAACACAATCTAAACCTCTATCAATTTGTTTCAAAGTTAAGGAAAGACAATTTCTTAATGTCCTGTGGTTATGTAATTGAAGGAGGAAAGAAAAACAACCTTATTGTTAATGCAAGGTTTACAAACCTTGATGAGATAAAAAACCTGCCCATTGGGATTAAGAACCTGAAAATCAAAGACATAGCAAAGGTTTCTTACAAAGAACCCAAAAAAACCTCTATATTTAGAATTAACGGCAAAGAGGGAATTACAATAAATATCTTTAAAGAATCAGGGGCAAATACTGTTGATGTATGCAGAAAAGTAAATAAAGCAATTGCAAAAATATTTTCAACAGACAAGCGTTTTAAAGGCTTTAAATACTTTTCTCTGTGGGACCAGGGAAAAACAATTGAAAACTCTCTGAATGATTTAAAAAACTCAGGCTTAATTGGCGGATTGCTTGCAATGTTAATTGTATTCTTCTTTATAAGGAGGTTTAGACTGACCACTGTTGTATCCCTTTCAATTCCATTCTCCCTGTTTATGGCAATTGTCTGGCTTTACTTTTCAGGAGGCTCATTAAATTTATTATCTTTGATGGGGCTAATGCTTGCGGTGGGAATGCTTGTTGACAACTCAATTGTCGTTTCAGAAAACATAGACAGACTTAAGGGAATGGGGTTAGGTACTGTTGAGGCTTCTATCAAAGGGGCAAACGAAGTGGGGCTTGCCATAACCCTTGCAACACTAACCACAATTGTTGTCTTCCTTCCAGCTATGCTTATGGGAAATGACCAGATGATGAAAATGTTTATGAAAAATGTTGGAACAACAATAATTTACGCTTTAATTTCCTCACTCTTTGTTGCTCTAATTTTAATCCCTTTCACATCTGCAAGAGTTTTAAAGCAAAACGGTAAAAAGAAAACCTCTAAATTTATTGAAAAAATTAAAGAAAAATACAAAACAGCAATTAGTTACTCTCTATCCCATAAAAGAAATTTATTTTTAATTGTTACTTTGCTAATACTGTCTTCAATCTATCCTGCAACTCATATGAAGAAAACAGGAAATATGGAAGGGGGCCCCCGTTCAGTTAGAATGAGAGTAAGGTTTCCTGAATACTACACATTAGAGCAGAGAGACCAATTCTTTAACAAACTTTCAGAAAAGTTTATGAAAAAGAAAAAAGAACTTGAAATAAAAGCGATTACAACCTACATAAGCCTTACCTGGTGTCAGTTTTCAATCTGGCTAAAAGACTCAAAAGATGCCAAAAAAGATGTTGCAGATGTAATGAAAGAGGTAAAGAAGATGCTTCCAAAAGTCCCCGGGATAAGGTTTAGATTCAGAGGGGATTACTCTTCCTCTAAAGGCGGAACGGTAAATATATTCTTTTATGGCAAAGACCAGAACACATTAATGCAAATTGCAGAAGAGTTTAAAACCAGGGTTGAGCACCTGAAAGGTGTAGTCAATGTTGACATAGATGTTGATGAGAGAAACCAGCAAATTGTTGCAACAGTAAAAAGGGAAACAGCGCAGAAAAAGGGAGTATTGCCTATTGAAGTTGAATCCTCAATAAGCTGGTTTTTAAGGGAAATCCCACTTCCAAAGTACATTTCAAAGGATAGAGAGGTTGATGTTAAGTTGGCGTTTATGGAAAAAGACAAAAACTCTGAGAATAAATTAAAATCAATAACAATTCATGCTGGTAAAAAACAGCTTCCTGTTGAAGCTTTCACTAAATTTAAAAAGGAAAAGGCATGGCCACAAATTAGAAGAAGAAATAAAAATACAACCTTAGGGGTAAAAATAACCTATGCAGACACAAACTTCATGGAATTATCAAGAAAGGTAAGCAAGATAGCATCTTCAATGCACCTTCCACCGGGATACTCATGGGATAAGGGGAGAAGATTCAAAGAGGTTGAAGAAACCGACAACTCCACAATGTATGCCGCTATCCTTGCTGCAACCTTTGTGCTTCTTTTAATGGGAGTGCTTTTTGAGTCTTACATTCTGCCGTTTTCAATTATAATCTCTGTGCCCCTTGCCTTTATAGGCTCATACTGGCTTATTTACATAACAGGCACAATATTCAACCCTATGGCTGCAACAGGAATTCTAATACTCGTCGGAATTGTTGTAAACAACGGAATTGTGCTTATAGACCATATAAACAGGCTGAGAAAACAGGGAATGGATAGAAAAGAGGCTATTATTCAGGGAAGCACAGACAGACTGAGGCCTGTTTTAATGACTGCTTTAACAACAATTATAGGGCTTATCCCCCTGGCAATAGGCAGGGCTAACCTTGTTGGTATCCCCTACTCCCCCCTTGCAATTACAGTAATTGGAGGACTTACAACCTCAACATTTCTGACCTTATTTGTCGTCCCAACCTTTTACTATCTTCTTGATGTAACAGGAGAATACTTTAAAAATCTAACCGCTGCCTTCTTTTCAAAGGCAAAGGTAGAAAAACAATCCCTCTAA
- a CDS encoding methyltransferase domain-containing protein, translated as MEIVKGERELELLKNIFKQYKSKNLCDIGCGSGELVRYLNKNKFRAFGFDIKIEKPVTDKLFIASAKEIAFKPFKFDTFVFKQSMHHIDKDYQQELIEKLTEKEYQRIFIIEASIGEGTYEKIKSIVFPEREMRLSVLETLHKIRSNFKVSKVKTYGKEKVFDNFEHFFQETIAENEKTVWNREIEKVIKSIFDFYKGRFYQQMDVYLVERRFSQ; from the coding sequence ATGGAGATAGTAAAGGGAGAAAGAGAGTTAGAATTACTGAAAAACATTTTTAAGCAATACAAATCAAAAAATTTGTGCGATATAGGTTGCGGAAGCGGAGAATTGGTGCGCTATTTAAACAAAAACAAATTCAGGGCATTTGGTTTTGACATAAAGATAGAAAAGCCTGTAACAGACAAACTCTTTATAGCATCTGCAAAGGAGATTGCTTTTAAACCTTTCAAATTTGACACCTTTGTTTTTAAGCAATCAATGCACCATATTGATAAAGATTATCAGCAAGAATTGATTGAAAAATTAACTGAAAAAGAGTATCAAAGAATTTTTATTATAGAGGCATCAATAGGGGAAGGCACTTACGAAAAGATTAAATCAATTGTCTTTCCTGAAAGGGAGATGAGGCTTTCTGTTCTGGAAACACTGCACAAAATTAGAAGCAACTTTAAGGTTTCAAAGGTTAAAACCTATGGAAAGGAAAAGGTTTTTGACAATTTTGAACACTTTTTTCAGGAAACAATTGCTGAAAATGAGAAAACAGTGTGGAATAGAGAAATAGAAAAGGTTATAAAATCAATCTTTGATTTTTATAAAGGAAGGTTTTATCAACAGATGGATGTTTACCTTGTTGAAAGAAGATTTAGTCAATAA
- a CDS encoding SDR family NAD(P)-dependent oxidoreductase, producing the protein MKRVLITGVSKGIGRALAEVFLKNNFFVIGVGKTKPEFDYKNFHFIYNDFENFKDFSIDFPLNIVVLNSGIAIYKKLKDASLNDFEKIFKINMCGNLLTLKSVLGNLEKDGLVSFVSSIATLNENNFENWGLYSSSKIASEKALKVFAAEEDLKLLIFNIGRVDTDIWKSVKGKEANLPKMNRLAVAKQMFNEIMSALNNNDFSFKQVIID; encoded by the coding sequence ATGAAAAGGGTTTTAATTACCGGTGTTTCAAAGGGGATAGGAAGGGCTTTAGCAGAGGTTTTTTTAAAGAATAATTTTTTTGTAATTGGCGTTGGAAAGACAAAGCCTGAATTTGATTATAAAAATTTTCATTTTATATATAATGATTTTGAGAATTTTAAGGATTTTAGTATTGATTTTCCTTTAAATATTGTTGTTTTAAATTCTGGAATTGCAATTTACAAAAAATTGAAAGATGCCTCTCTTAACGATTTTGAAAAGATTTTTAAGATAAACATGTGCGGCAACCTTTTAACTTTAAAATCAGTTTTAGGTAATTTAGAAAAAGACGGGCTTGTTTCCTTTGTCTCTTCAATAGCAACACTTAATGAAAATAATTTTGAAAACTGGGGGCTTTACTCTTCTTCAAAAATTGCATCTGAAAAAGCACTAAAGGTTTTTGCGGCAGAAGAGGATTTAAAACTTTTGATTTTTAATATAGGCAGAGTTGATACTGATATATGGAAGTCTGTTAAAGGGAAAGAGGCGAATCTCCCTAAAATGAATAGGTTAGCTGTTGCAAAGCAGATGTTCAACGAAATAATGTCAGCATTAAATAATAATGATTTTTCATTTAAACAGGTAATTATTGACTAA
- the folE gene encoding GTP cyclohydrolase I FolE: MDEKKKQIENHIREILKLIGEDPEREGLVDTPHRVAKMYLNEIFQGYSQDPIKILNNAVFHSDYEEMVVVKDIDFYSMCEHHLIPFFGVVHVGYIPDGKLIGLSKIPRIVDMFARRLQIQEQMTVQIAKTLEELLEPKGVAVVVEGIHLCSVMRGVKKPRNKMITSEVRGAFRKNQKTREEFFSHIDRRFNLID, from the coding sequence ATGGATGAGAAAAAGAAACAGATAGAAAACCATATAAGGGAAATTCTAAAATTAATCGGGGAAGATCCTGAAAGGGAAGGGCTTGTTGATACCCCTCACAGGGTGGCAAAGATGTATTTAAATGAGATTTTTCAGGGATACTCTCAGGATCCTATAAAGATTTTGAATAATGCAGTTTTTCATTCAGACTATGAAGAGATGGTTGTTGTAAAGGATATTGACTTTTATTCAATGTGCGAACACCATTTAATCCCCTTTTTCGGGGTTGTCCATGTTGGCTATATTCCCGACGGCAAATTGATAGGGCTTTCAAAGATACCTCGCATTGTTGATATGTTTGCAAGAAGGCTTCAGATTCAGGAACAGATGACTGTGCAGATTGCAAAAACGCTTGAAGAGTTGCTTGAACCTAAGGGGGTGGCTGTCGTTGTTGAGGGTATTCACCTTTGCTCTGTTATGAGGGGGGTTAAAAAACCAAGGAATAAAATGATAACATCAGAGGTAAGGGGTGCATTCAGGAAAAACCAGAAAACAAGGGAAGAGTTTTTCTCCCACATTGACAGAAGGTTTAATTTGATAGATTGA
- a CDS encoding 6-carboxytetrahydropterin synthase, whose translation MSKVILTRRFYFCAAHYYRVKDWSEEKNREVFGIHSNSSGHGHNFVLDVSVKGEINPVTGMIVNLTDLKKIVTPIVEEFDHKFLNKDLPYFETMQPTVENLAMLFWDLIEEKLPDGVFLHRIKLKATDKVFAEYYGDNLGVFCKKYRFSAGHRLFSQKLSDEKNKEIYGKCNNFYGHGHNYYLKVYYREKPDEKTGMTIPLSELDKRVKSFLKTISGKRLDRDIDFFKDKPATSENLILYIKQELNKVLGDNIFKLELSETRNNFFEYLED comes from the coding sequence ATGAGTAAGGTAATTTTAACAAGGCGTTTTTACTTTTGTGCAGCCCACTATTACAGGGTTAAGGATTGGAGTGAAGAAAAAAACAGAGAGGTTTTCGGTATTCACTCAAATTCTTCAGGGCACGGGCATAACTTTGTGCTTGATGTGTCTGTTAAAGGTGAGATTAACCCGGTAACAGGTATGATTGTAAATCTAACTGATTTAAAGAAAATTGTGACACCTATTGTTGAGGAGTTTGACCATAAATTTTTGAACAAGGATTTGCCATACTTTGAAACAATGCAGCCGACGGTGGAAAACCTTGCAATGCTTTTCTGGGATTTGATTGAGGAGAAACTGCCGGATGGTGTTTTTCTCCACAGAATAAAATTAAAGGCAACGGATAAGGTTTTTGCAGAGTATTACGGGGATAATTTAGGGGTATTTTGCAAAAAATACAGGTTTTCAGCAGGACACAGGCTTTTTTCTCAAAAGTTAAGCGATGAAAAAAATAAAGAGATATACGGCAAGTGCAACAATTTTTATGGCCACGGCCACAATTACTATTTGAAGGTGTACTATAGAGAAAAGCCTGACGAAAAAACGGGAATGACAATACCTTTAAGCGAACTTGATAAAAGGGTTAAATCTTTTTTAAAGACAATTTCTGGTAAGAGGCTTGACAGGGACATTGATTTTTTTAAGGATAAGCCTGCAACAAGCGAGAATTTGATTTTGTACATTAAACAGGAATTAAATAAGGTTTTGGGAGACAATATTTTTAAACTTGAATTAAGCGAAACGAGAAACAACTTTTTTGAATATCTGGAGGATTAA
- a CDS encoding CDP-alcohol phosphatidyltransferase family protein, whose protein sequence is MDGVKIKTREVIDLSDYGRQVAIFIAKPLAKVGLKAWQVTIFHFLLMCLVGYLVYLDTDSSLALASILLLFKNIFDAVDGSIARIQKRPSKIGRFLDSNLDFLGHAILFFAIRDASFLVKLFGFLSFVFQGSVFNYYFVLFRHRNGGDKTSKIKENGENEFPYDNPFVVKALYLFYLVFYKWQDELVDFIEVKVLKCKRKTPNKTLLQLVSVFGPGFQYLFVMLFFTLGKTSLIPLFFLLPYNGLLVYAFFVRRKCRESDE, encoded by the coding sequence ATGGATGGAGTGAAAATTAAAACAAGAGAGGTTATTGATTTATCAGATTACGGGAGGCAGGTTGCGATTTTTATTGCAAAACCCCTTGCAAAGGTTGGGTTAAAGGCATGGCAGGTAACTATTTTTCATTTTTTATTAATGTGCCTTGTTGGTTATCTTGTTTACCTTGATACAGATTCTTCCCTTGCCCTCGCTTCTATACTTTTGCTTTTTAAAAATATCTTTGACGCTGTTGACGGTTCAATTGCAAGGATTCAAAAAAGGCCAAGCAAAATTGGAAGGTTTTTAGACAGCAACCTTGATTTTTTAGGGCATGCAATACTCTTTTTTGCAATTAGAGATGCCTCTTTTTTAGTTAAACTTTTTGGTTTTCTTTCCTTTGTTTTTCAGGGAAGTGTTTTTAACTATTACTTTGTGCTTTTCAGGCATAGAAATGGGGGAGACAAAACAAGCAAGATTAAAGAAAATGGTGAAAATGAGTTTCCTTACGATAACCCCTTTGTTGTTAAAGCGCTTTACCTTTTTTACCTCGTTTTTTACAAATGGCAGGATGAACTTGTTGATTTTATTGAGGTTAAGGTTTTGAAGTGTAAGAGAAAAACTCCAAATAAAACTTTGCTTCAACTTGTTTCTGTATTTGGGCCTGGCTTTCAATACCTCTTTGTTATGCTTTTTTTCACTTTGGGAAAAACCTCATTAATTCCATTGTTTTTCCTTTTGCCGTATAATGGATTGTTGGTGTATGCTTTTTTTGTTAGACGGAAGTGCAGGGAGAGTGATGAGTAA